Proteins encoded in a region of the Tribolium castaneum strain GA2 chromosome 7, icTriCast1.1, whole genome shotgun sequence genome:
- the LOC660076 gene encoding rho GTPase-activating protein 19 isoform X4, producing MCEPNLSDESLTEKFKREFNEQFHILVRMHLSFLLDQATNEHETLSEKNRLKKWSLVPFNKKKSKGALDGAPLTQEGICQVYQLIEFLKKEQNIKVEGVFRRTGSLARQQELRNLLSRGVTLELEGGTYSIHDCASVLKGFLAELPDPLLTEAHYPAYCQIAELCVNKEKTVQEEKLLAALQLLLLLLPNENKVLLKDILDLLNFTASFESFNRMSADNLAKLFTPHLLCPRKLTPEQLHVTSQTLAGIVSFMIVKNSELFKIPQNLILEFRARYEKRRALSANCLNESATDQCAASTVFTFVDQERTAKENETNTTETALAQLYAHIQSLPESSKKRKLVKQFNKENGHGTPLQVLRSGVQKNKSLGDSIKKHIFHKSVVKSLKKRETMMTPRSRKPVLLVSGTNINTLAKIETVEAMDEVPEEVEKDNSLSQTFREYLENRSMLTTSSPAADSSFSSRTDDFNSDLSPSKMTDSLLSCLDGNDPGSEKELVLKPKQFDENGQPIVFETSF from the exons ATGTGTGAACCAAATTTGAGTGACGAGAGTTTGACTGAAAAGTTCAAAAGGGAGTTTAACGAGCAGTTCCATATTTTAGTTCGGATGCACTTATCGTTTTTGCTGGACCAGGCCACTAATGA ACATGAGACTTTATCTGAGAAAAATCGCTTGAAAAAGTGGTCTCTAGTCccgtttaataaaaagaagagTAAGGGGGCCCTGGACGGGGCACCCTTGACCCAGGAGGGCATTTGTCAGGTGTACCAATTGATCGAGTTTTTGAAAAAGGAGCAAA ATATTAAAGTTGAGGGCGTTTTCCGGCGAACGGGGTCTTTGGCGCGCCAACAAGAATTACGTAATTTACTAAGCCGGGGGGTCACTTTAGAGCTTGAAGGGGGCACCTACAGTATCCACGATTGTGCCTCGGTTTTGAAGGGTTTTTTGGCGGAATTGCCCGACCCTTTACTCACCGAAGCCCACTATCCGGCTTATTGCCAAATCGccg aattgtGTGTCAATAAGGAAAAAACGGTGCAAGAAGAAAAGCTTTTGGCTGCTTTACAACTCCTCCTCCTCCTGCTCCCCAACGAAAATAAAGTTCTATTGAAAGACATCCTCGATTTGTTGAATTTCACCGCTTCTTTCGAATCTTTCAACAGAATGTCTGCTGATAATTTAGCCAAACTTTTCACGCCCCATCTTTTGTGCCCCCGGAAACTCACCCCGGAACAACTGCACGTCACTTCGCAAACTCTCGCCGGAATTGTGTCGTTCATGATTGTGAAAAATTCAGAGTTGTTTAAAATTCCGCAAAATTTGATACTGGAATTTCGGGCGCGTTATGAGAAACGTCGGGCGTTGTCTGCGAATTGTCTCAACGAATCGGCGACAGATCAGTGTGCTGCGAGCACAGTTTTTACGTTTGTCGACCAGGAACGGACTGCCAAAGAAAATGAAACCAATACAACTGAGACGGCTTTAGCCCAGCTTTATGCTCATATTCAGAGTCTTCCAGAGTCGTcgaaaaaacgcaaattgGTTAAACAGTTTAATAAGGAGAATGGACACGGGACGCCACTGCAAGTGCTAAGGAGTGGCGTTCAGAAAAATAAGAGTTTGGGGGATTCGATTAAGAAGcatatttttcacaaaagtgTCGTCAAGAGTTTGAAGAAGAGG GAAACTATGATGACTCCCAGAAGCAGGAAGCCGGTCTTGCTTGTTTCCGGGACGAATATCAACACCTTGGCGAAGATTGAAACAGTTGAGGCCATGGATGAAGTCCCCGAGGAGGTGGAGAAGGATAATTCGTTGAGTCAGACGTTTCGAGAGTATTTGGAAAATCGGAGCATGTTGACGACTTCGTCGCCCGCCGCAGATTCGAGTTTTTCCAGTCGGACTGATGATTTCAACTCCGACTTGAGTCCGAGCAAAATGACTGATTCGTTACTGAGTTGTTTGGACGGAAATGACCCCGGAAGTGAGAAGGAACTTGTTCTCAAACCGAAACAATTCGATGAAAATGGACAACCCATAGTATTTGAAACCTCATTTTAG
- the LOC660076 gene encoding rho GTPase-activating protein 19 isoform X1, translating into MCEPNLSDESLTEKFKREFNEQFHILVRMHLSFLLDQATNEHETLSEKNRLKKWSLVPFNKKKSKGALDGAPLTQEGICQVYQLIEFLKKEQNIKVEGVFRRTGSLARQQELRNLLSRGVTLELEGGTYSIHDCASVLKGFLAELPDPLLTEAHYPAYCQIAELCVNKEKTVQEEKLLAALQLLLLLLPNENKVLLKDILDLLNFTASFESFNRMSADNLAKLFTPHLLCPRKLTPEQLHVTSQTLAGIVSFMIVKNSELFKIPQNLILEFRARYEKRRALSANCLNESATDQCAASTVFTFVDQERTAKENETNTTETALAQLYAHIQSLPESSKKRKLVKQFNKENGHGTPLQVLRSGVQKNKSLGDSIKKHIFHKSVVKSLKKRVSSEENLHTPPLQTALARARLFCTNCDSSPDQVASDEPQSKKIRRSTSETEGETPDAETGIGITSTPACVALHFTPDDQERKSMSPITRSTQRMTRAMQETMMTPRSRKPVLLVSGTNINTLAKIETVEAMDEVPEEVEKDNSLSQTFREYLENRSMLTTSSPAADSSFSSRTDDFNSDLSPSKMTDSLLSCLDGNDPGSEKELVLKPKQFDENGQPIVFETSF; encoded by the exons ATGTGTGAACCAAATTTGAGTGACGAGAGTTTGACTGAAAAGTTCAAAAGGGAGTTTAACGAGCAGTTCCATATTTTAGTTCGGATGCACTTATCGTTTTTGCTGGACCAGGCCACTAATGA ACATGAGACTTTATCTGAGAAAAATCGCTTGAAAAAGTGGTCTCTAGTCccgtttaataaaaagaagagTAAGGGGGCCCTGGACGGGGCACCCTTGACCCAGGAGGGCATTTGTCAGGTGTACCAATTGATCGAGTTTTTGAAAAAGGAGCAAA ATATTAAAGTTGAGGGCGTTTTCCGGCGAACGGGGTCTTTGGCGCGCCAACAAGAATTACGTAATTTACTAAGCCGGGGGGTCACTTTAGAGCTTGAAGGGGGCACCTACAGTATCCACGATTGTGCCTCGGTTTTGAAGGGTTTTTTGGCGGAATTGCCCGACCCTTTACTCACCGAAGCCCACTATCCGGCTTATTGCCAAATCGccg aattgtGTGTCAATAAGGAAAAAACGGTGCAAGAAGAAAAGCTTTTGGCTGCTTTACAACTCCTCCTCCTCCTGCTCCCCAACGAAAATAAAGTTCTATTGAAAGACATCCTCGATTTGTTGAATTTCACCGCTTCTTTCGAATCTTTCAACAGAATGTCTGCTGATAATTTAGCCAAACTTTTCACGCCCCATCTTTTGTGCCCCCGGAAACTCACCCCGGAACAACTGCACGTCACTTCGCAAACTCTCGCCGGAATTGTGTCGTTCATGATTGTGAAAAATTCAGAGTTGTTTAAAATTCCGCAAAATTTGATACTGGAATTTCGGGCGCGTTATGAGAAACGTCGGGCGTTGTCTGCGAATTGTCTCAACGAATCGGCGACAGATCAGTGTGCTGCGAGCACAGTTTTTACGTTTGTCGACCAGGAACGGACTGCCAAAGAAAATGAAACCAATACAACTGAGACGGCTTTAGCCCAGCTTTATGCTCATATTCAGAGTCTTCCAGAGTCGTcgaaaaaacgcaaattgGTTAAACAGTTTAATAAGGAGAATGGACACGGGACGCCACTGCAAGTGCTAAGGAGTGGCGTTCAGAAAAATAAGAGTTTGGGGGATTCGATTAAGAAGcatatttttcacaaaagtgTCGTCAAGAGTTTGAAGAAGAGGGTAAGCAGCGAGGAAAATTTGCAT ACTCCCCCCCTTCAGACAGCCCTAGCTCGCGCCCGCCTTTTCTGTACAAACTGCGACTCAAGCCCCGATCAAGTCGCCAGTGACGAACCCCAATCGAAAAAAATCCGTCGATCGACTAGCGAAACTGAAGGTGAAACGCCTGATGCCGAAACAGGTATCGGAATAACGAGCACGCCAGCATGCGTTGCTCTGCATTTCACGCCCGACGACCAGGAGCGTAAGTCCATGTCACCCATAACCAGATCCACACAGCGTATGACCAGAGCCATGCAG GAAACTATGATGACTCCCAGAAGCAGGAAGCCGGTCTTGCTTGTTTCCGGGACGAATATCAACACCTTGGCGAAGATTGAAACAGTTGAGGCCATGGATGAAGTCCCCGAGGAGGTGGAGAAGGATAATTCGTTGAGTCAGACGTTTCGAGAGTATTTGGAAAATCGGAGCATGTTGACGACTTCGTCGCCCGCCGCAGATTCGAGTTTTTCCAGTCGGACTGATGATTTCAACTCCGACTTGAGTCCGAGCAAAATGACTGATTCGTTACTGAGTTGTTTGGACGGAAATGACCCCGGAAGTGAGAAGGAACTTGTTCTCAAACCGAAACAATTCGATGAAAATGGACAACCCATAGTATTTGAAACCTCATTTTAG
- the LOC660076 gene encoding rho GTPase-activating protein 19 isoform X3: MCEPNLSDESLTEKFKREFNEQFHILVRMHLSFLLDQATNEHETLSEKNRLKKWSLVPFNKKKSKGALDGAPLTQEGICQVYQLIEFLKKEQNIKVEGVFRRTGSLARQQELRNLLSRGVTLELEGGTYSIHDCASVLKGFLAELPDPLLTEAHYPAYCQIAELCVNKEKTVQEEKLLAALQLLLLLLPNENKVLLKDILDLLNFTASFESFNRMSADNLAKLFTPHLLCPRKLTPEQLHVTSQTLAGIVSFMIVKNSELFKIPQNLILEFRARYEKRRALSANCLNESATDQCAASTVFTFVDQERTAKENETNTTETALAQLYAHIQSLPESSKKRKLVKQFNKENGHGTPLQVLRSGVQKNKSLGDSIKKHIFHKSVVKSLKKRVSSEENLHETMMTPRSRKPVLLVSGTNINTLAKIETVEAMDEVPEEVEKDNSLSQTFREYLENRSMLTTSSPAADSSFSSRTDDFNSDLSPSKMTDSLLSCLDGNDPGSEKELVLKPKQFDENGQPIVFETSF; encoded by the exons ATGTGTGAACCAAATTTGAGTGACGAGAGTTTGACTGAAAAGTTCAAAAGGGAGTTTAACGAGCAGTTCCATATTTTAGTTCGGATGCACTTATCGTTTTTGCTGGACCAGGCCACTAATGA ACATGAGACTTTATCTGAGAAAAATCGCTTGAAAAAGTGGTCTCTAGTCccgtttaataaaaagaagagTAAGGGGGCCCTGGACGGGGCACCCTTGACCCAGGAGGGCATTTGTCAGGTGTACCAATTGATCGAGTTTTTGAAAAAGGAGCAAA ATATTAAAGTTGAGGGCGTTTTCCGGCGAACGGGGTCTTTGGCGCGCCAACAAGAATTACGTAATTTACTAAGCCGGGGGGTCACTTTAGAGCTTGAAGGGGGCACCTACAGTATCCACGATTGTGCCTCGGTTTTGAAGGGTTTTTTGGCGGAATTGCCCGACCCTTTACTCACCGAAGCCCACTATCCGGCTTATTGCCAAATCGccg aattgtGTGTCAATAAGGAAAAAACGGTGCAAGAAGAAAAGCTTTTGGCTGCTTTACAACTCCTCCTCCTCCTGCTCCCCAACGAAAATAAAGTTCTATTGAAAGACATCCTCGATTTGTTGAATTTCACCGCTTCTTTCGAATCTTTCAACAGAATGTCTGCTGATAATTTAGCCAAACTTTTCACGCCCCATCTTTTGTGCCCCCGGAAACTCACCCCGGAACAACTGCACGTCACTTCGCAAACTCTCGCCGGAATTGTGTCGTTCATGATTGTGAAAAATTCAGAGTTGTTTAAAATTCCGCAAAATTTGATACTGGAATTTCGGGCGCGTTATGAGAAACGTCGGGCGTTGTCTGCGAATTGTCTCAACGAATCGGCGACAGATCAGTGTGCTGCGAGCACAGTTTTTACGTTTGTCGACCAGGAACGGACTGCCAAAGAAAATGAAACCAATACAACTGAGACGGCTTTAGCCCAGCTTTATGCTCATATTCAGAGTCTTCCAGAGTCGTcgaaaaaacgcaaattgGTTAAACAGTTTAATAAGGAGAATGGACACGGGACGCCACTGCAAGTGCTAAGGAGTGGCGTTCAGAAAAATAAGAGTTTGGGGGATTCGATTAAGAAGcatatttttcacaaaagtgTCGTCAAGAGTTTGAAGAAGAGGGTAAGCAGCGAGGAAAATTTGCAT GAAACTATGATGACTCCCAGAAGCAGGAAGCCGGTCTTGCTTGTTTCCGGGACGAATATCAACACCTTGGCGAAGATTGAAACAGTTGAGGCCATGGATGAAGTCCCCGAGGAGGTGGAGAAGGATAATTCGTTGAGTCAGACGTTTCGAGAGTATTTGGAAAATCGGAGCATGTTGACGACTTCGTCGCCCGCCGCAGATTCGAGTTTTTCCAGTCGGACTGATGATTTCAACTCCGACTTGAGTCCGAGCAAAATGACTGATTCGTTACTGAGTTGTTTGGACGGAAATGACCCCGGAAGTGAGAAGGAACTTGTTCTCAAACCGAAACAATTCGATGAAAATGGACAACCCATAGTATTTGAAACCTCATTTTAG
- the LOC660076 gene encoding rho GTPase-activating protein 19 isoform X2 — MCEPNLSDESLTEKFKREFNEQFHILVRMHLSFLLDQATNEHETLSEKNRLKKWSLVPFNKKKSKGALDGAPLTQEGICQVYQLIEFLKKEQNIKVEGVFRRTGSLARQQELRNLLSRGVTLELEGGTYSIHDCASVLKGFLAELPDPLLTEAHYPAYCQIAELCVNKEKTVQEEKLLAALQLLLLLLPNENKVLLKDILDLLNFTASFESFNRMSADNLAKLFTPHLLCPRKLTPEQLHVTSQTLAGIVSFMIVKNSELFKIPQNLILEFRARYEKRRALSANCLNESATDQCAASTVFTFVDQERTAKENETNTTETALAQLYAHIQSLPESSKKRKLVKQFNKENGHGTPLQVLRSGVQKNKSLGDSIKKHIFHKSVVKSLKKRTPPLQTALARARLFCTNCDSSPDQVASDEPQSKKIRRSTSETEGETPDAETGIGITSTPACVALHFTPDDQERKSMSPITRSTQRMTRAMQETMMTPRSRKPVLLVSGTNINTLAKIETVEAMDEVPEEVEKDNSLSQTFREYLENRSMLTTSSPAADSSFSSRTDDFNSDLSPSKMTDSLLSCLDGNDPGSEKELVLKPKQFDENGQPIVFETSF, encoded by the exons ATGTGTGAACCAAATTTGAGTGACGAGAGTTTGACTGAAAAGTTCAAAAGGGAGTTTAACGAGCAGTTCCATATTTTAGTTCGGATGCACTTATCGTTTTTGCTGGACCAGGCCACTAATGA ACATGAGACTTTATCTGAGAAAAATCGCTTGAAAAAGTGGTCTCTAGTCccgtttaataaaaagaagagTAAGGGGGCCCTGGACGGGGCACCCTTGACCCAGGAGGGCATTTGTCAGGTGTACCAATTGATCGAGTTTTTGAAAAAGGAGCAAA ATATTAAAGTTGAGGGCGTTTTCCGGCGAACGGGGTCTTTGGCGCGCCAACAAGAATTACGTAATTTACTAAGCCGGGGGGTCACTTTAGAGCTTGAAGGGGGCACCTACAGTATCCACGATTGTGCCTCGGTTTTGAAGGGTTTTTTGGCGGAATTGCCCGACCCTTTACTCACCGAAGCCCACTATCCGGCTTATTGCCAAATCGccg aattgtGTGTCAATAAGGAAAAAACGGTGCAAGAAGAAAAGCTTTTGGCTGCTTTACAACTCCTCCTCCTCCTGCTCCCCAACGAAAATAAAGTTCTATTGAAAGACATCCTCGATTTGTTGAATTTCACCGCTTCTTTCGAATCTTTCAACAGAATGTCTGCTGATAATTTAGCCAAACTTTTCACGCCCCATCTTTTGTGCCCCCGGAAACTCACCCCGGAACAACTGCACGTCACTTCGCAAACTCTCGCCGGAATTGTGTCGTTCATGATTGTGAAAAATTCAGAGTTGTTTAAAATTCCGCAAAATTTGATACTGGAATTTCGGGCGCGTTATGAGAAACGTCGGGCGTTGTCTGCGAATTGTCTCAACGAATCGGCGACAGATCAGTGTGCTGCGAGCACAGTTTTTACGTTTGTCGACCAGGAACGGACTGCCAAAGAAAATGAAACCAATACAACTGAGACGGCTTTAGCCCAGCTTTATGCTCATATTCAGAGTCTTCCAGAGTCGTcgaaaaaacgcaaattgGTTAAACAGTTTAATAAGGAGAATGGACACGGGACGCCACTGCAAGTGCTAAGGAGTGGCGTTCAGAAAAATAAGAGTTTGGGGGATTCGATTAAGAAGcatatttttcacaaaagtgTCGTCAAGAGTTTGAAGAAGAGG ACTCCCCCCCTTCAGACAGCCCTAGCTCGCGCCCGCCTTTTCTGTACAAACTGCGACTCAAGCCCCGATCAAGTCGCCAGTGACGAACCCCAATCGAAAAAAATCCGTCGATCGACTAGCGAAACTGAAGGTGAAACGCCTGATGCCGAAACAGGTATCGGAATAACGAGCACGCCAGCATGCGTTGCTCTGCATTTCACGCCCGACGACCAGGAGCGTAAGTCCATGTCACCCATAACCAGATCCACACAGCGTATGACCAGAGCCATGCAG GAAACTATGATGACTCCCAGAAGCAGGAAGCCGGTCTTGCTTGTTTCCGGGACGAATATCAACACCTTGGCGAAGATTGAAACAGTTGAGGCCATGGATGAAGTCCCCGAGGAGGTGGAGAAGGATAATTCGTTGAGTCAGACGTTTCGAGAGTATTTGGAAAATCGGAGCATGTTGACGACTTCGTCGCCCGCCGCAGATTCGAGTTTTTCCAGTCGGACTGATGATTTCAACTCCGACTTGAGTCCGAGCAAAATGACTGATTCGTTACTGAGTTGTTTGGACGGAAATGACCCCGGAAGTGAGAAGGAACTTGTTCTCAAACCGAAACAATTCGATGAAAATGGACAACCCATAGTATTTGAAACCTCATTTTAG